From a single Tistrella mobilis genomic region:
- a CDS encoding acyltransferase family protein, which translates to MAGPALGRSRAIDHLRNLVILGLILFHTARLFDSDPWHMKDAGRYAAADVLIGVFNIGQMPLLFFLAGITAMHSLSARGPGRYVRERLERLALPLVAGILLVVPPQVYVERLATGLDGRSSPIDLAPGTGFPGFYPSIFECCYPAANFSWHHLWFLAYLLVYALALLPVFLIARRPGVRALLDRAGMRVAAAGPLALLAPGLPVLLAEILLRPGFPSTHALAGDWANHLHFGLLILLGGWFALSPALGAAAERHCRLLLIIAAVATVLAVAAWMTGALPVPALRRLLRGVAEWATILGLLGWAGRHLARPVPGLSGFSRLAFPFYIVHQTVIVVLGYLLLGWSGQPLVKYLAIVAVSGLVSWGLARALAATALTRLLFGIKSERPGIIPGRSRT; encoded by the coding sequence ATGGCCGGACCCGCCCTCGGACGTTCGCGCGCGATCGATCACCTGCGCAATCTGGTGATCCTTGGCCTGATCCTGTTCCACACCGCCCGGCTGTTCGACAGCGATCCGTGGCATATGAAGGATGCCGGGCGCTATGCCGCGGCCGATGTGCTGATCGGGGTGTTCAATATCGGGCAGATGCCGCTGCTGTTCTTTCTGGCGGGCATCACCGCCATGCACAGCCTGTCGGCGCGCGGTCCCGGGCGCTATGTGCGCGAACGGCTGGAGCGCCTGGCCCTGCCGCTGGTTGCCGGCATTCTGCTGGTGGTGCCGCCGCAGGTCTATGTCGAGCGTCTGGCCACGGGGCTCGATGGCCGGTCGAGCCCGATCGACCTTGCCCCGGGCACCGGCTTTCCGGGCTTCTATCCCTCGATCTTCGAATGCTGCTATCCGGCGGCGAATTTCAGCTGGCACCATCTCTGGTTCCTGGCCTATCTGCTGGTCTATGCCCTGGCGCTGCTGCCGGTCTTCCTGATTGCGCGCCGGCCCGGGGTGCGGGCGCTGCTGGATCGTGCCGGCATGCGGGTGGCGGCAGCGGGGCCGCTTGCCCTGCTTGCGCCAGGTCTGCCGGTCCTGCTGGCCGAAATCCTGCTCCGCCCTGGCTTTCCCAGCACCCATGCGCTGGCGGGGGACTGGGCCAATCACCTGCATTTCGGCCTGCTGATCCTGCTGGGCGGCTGGTTCGCGCTGTCGCCGGCGCTGGGGGCAGCAGCCGAACGTCATTGTCGCCTGCTTCTGATCATAGCTGCGGTTGCAACTGTACTGGCGGTCGCGGCCTGGATGACCGGGGCGCTGCCGGTGCCCGCCCTGCGCCGGCTGCTGCGGGGGGTCGCCGAATGGGCCACCATCCTCGGCCTGCTCGGCTGGGCCGGCCGGCATCTGGCCCGTCCCGTCCCGGGGCTCAGCGGCTTCTCGCGGCTCGCCTTTCCCTTCTACATCGTCCATCAGACGGTGATCGTGGTGCTGGGCTATCTGCTGCTCGGCTGGTCGGGGCAGCCGCTGGTCAAGTATCTGGCCATCGTGGCGGTTTCCGGGCTCGTCTCCTGGGGGCTGGCCCGGGCGCTTGCGGCCACCGCGCTCACCCGCCTGCTGTTCGGGATCAAAAGCGAACGGCCCGGGATCATCCCGGGCCGCTCGCGGACGTGA